One Cryptomeria japonica chromosome 9, Sugi_1.0, whole genome shotgun sequence genomic window carries:
- the LOC131064344 gene encoding L-type lectin-domain containing receptor kinase IX.1-like → MSTLAKIIWIFLTIQWTLILAAEAQNVHFDFPSSDDDDDIELLGDTHLSESGQGIELTKSRLHDNFNWSVGWAVYKRPVEIWSKSSGALASFQSYFQFKLYRGTQTKMDYYADGLAFFMAPLGSQPPQNGSGMWLGLFNSTTNGKSSTQKVAIEFDTFRNTIIDKFFGVNPHDPDDNHVGLDINNITSVKTVSLSQRLNSDQSWEVWIDYDGQLKRLQVFMAQNRSNFTSPRPQHPTLTYSLNLSDFLPEKVTIGFSASTGLSNQMHNLISWNFSSQNSWNHDKGRLSVIIISLVVVFGAVVAVILTISAAFHKLNNKKRVLLDIDLNNPDTNVLKSDGVLESVDEDKSPNRSPRVYSYDELSRATASFSQDLLLGQGGFGRVYKGSLEDGEIVAVKRIYQNSQEGLKQYESEIATIDNLSHPNLVPLWGWCHDRNGELLLVYQYMSNGSLDKYLFAGEARIRPLSWNERFSIVCNLASVLHHLHVESSPRILHRDIKSSNIMLDCNFVARLGDFGLARLMEHDNTSRYTKPGGTMGYIAPECFQTLRASSESDVFSFGAVALEIACGRPAFDRDLTFCNMSLVNWVWSLHEMGHILDAADKLLDKERDGAQIERLMLVGLWCSIHDYRQRPRMQLVLEALKFEAEVPMLPCRIPGEPH, encoded by the exons ATGTCAActcttgcaaagatcatttggatCTTTCTGACAATTCAATGGACTCTTATTTTAGCTGCAGAAGCCCAAAACGTTCATTTCGATTTCCCTTcctctgatgatgatgatgatattgaattACTTGGAGACACTCATCTCTCCGAGTCTGGGCAGGGAATTGAACTGACAAAGAGTAGGCTTCACGACAATTTCAATTGGAGCGTGGGTTGGGCGGTTTACAAAAGACCAGTTGAAATATGGAGTAAATCTTCTGGTGCCCTTGCAAGCTTTCAATCCTACTTCCAGTTCAAACTATACCGCGGAACTCAAACCAAAATGGACTATTATGCTGATGGTCTTGCATTCTTCATGGCTCCTCTGGGATCCCAACCACCACAAAACGGATCAGGTATGTGGCTTGGACTGTTCAACAGTACAACCAATGGTAAATCATCGACCCAAAAAGTTGCCATTGAATTTGATACATTCAGAAACACAATAATAGATAAATTCTTTGGCGTCAATCCGCATGATCCGGATGATAATCATGTGGGGTTAGATATCAATAATATCACTTCTGTGAAGACTGTTTCTTTGTCTCAGAGGCTTAACAGTGATCAAAGTTGGGAAGTTTGGATAGATTATGATGGGCAACTTAAGCGGCTCCAGGTGTTTATGGCTCAAAACAGATCAAACTTCACTTCTCCTCGTCCTCAACATCCAACGCTGACCTACTCTTTAAACCTCTCAGATTTTCTTCCTGAAAAGGTCACAATTGGCTTCTCTGCTTCAACAGGGCTTTCCAACCAGATGCACAATCTTATCTCATGGAATTTCTCAAGCCAAAACAGTTGGAATCATGATAAAGGACGACTTTCCGTTATAATCATATCTCTAGTGGTTGTGTTCGGGGCCGTGGTCGCGGTTATACTTACCATAAGCGCTGCATTCCACAAGCTTAACAATAAGAAAAGAGTGCTATTGGATATAGACTTAAACAATCCAGATACCAACGTTCTGAAGAGTGATGGAGTTTTAGAAAGTGTTGATGAGGATAAAAGTCCAAATAGAAGCCCTCGGGTGTACAG TTATGATGAACTAAGTAGAGCAACTGCTAGCTTTAGCCAAGATTTACTACTTGGACAGGGAGGATTCGGAAGGGTCTACAAAGGAAGTCTGGAGGATGGAGAAATTGTGGCGGTGAAAAGAATTTATCAGAACTCTCAGGAAGGGCTTAAACAATATGAATCAGAAATTGCAACAATTGACAACTTGTCCCATCCTAATTTAGTTCCCCTTTGGGGATGGTGTCACGACAGAAATGGCGAACTTCTTCTTGTTTACCAATATATGTCCAATGGCAGTCTGGACAAATATTTGTTCGCAGGAGAAGCTCGGATTCGGCCTTTGAGTTGGAATGAGAGATTCAGTATAGTCTGCAACTTAGCTTCGGTTCTTCACCATCTCCACGTGGAATCGAGCCCCCGAATTCTGCATAGAGACATCAAATCTAGCAATATAATGTTGGACTGCAACTTTGTGGCAAGGCTTGGAGACTTTGGTCTGGCTCGGCTGATGGAGCACGATAACACGTCTCGCTACACAAAACCTGGTGGCACAATGGGCTATATTGCGCCAGAGTGTTTTCAAACATTGAGGGCTAGCTCGGAATCGGATGTCTTCAGCTTTGGTGCAGTGGCTCTGGAAATTGCCTGTGGAAGGCCCGCGTTTGACAGAGATCTTACGTTTTGTAATATGAGTTTGGTCAACTGGGTTTGGAGTCTGCATGAAATGGGACACATACTTGATGCAGCTGATAAATTGCTTGATAAGGAAAGAGATGGTGCGCAAATTGAAAGGTTGATGCTCGTTGGATTGTGGTGCTCTATCCATGACTACAGACAGAGACCAAGAATGCAGCTAGTTCTGGAAGCCTTAAAGTTTGAAGCTGAAGTGCCTATGCTCCCGTGCAGAATACCTGGAGAGCCTCATTGA